From the genome of Actinacidiphila yeochonensis CN732, one region includes:
- a CDS encoding ABC transporter ATP-binding protein, with protein MATEASAASGGNGTGGGAGPAGGTGGGTEEPTAPAAAPRTGGTGGGEDAPLLDVRDLHVEFRTREGTAKAVNGVSYSVNAGETLAVLGESGSGKSVTAQAIMGILDSPPGFISRGQVLFHGQDLLKLKSEERRKIRGARMAMVFQDALSALNPVLSVGEQLGEMFRVHRGMSRKEARAQAVELMDRVRIPAARERVKQYPHQFSGGMRQRVMIAMAMALEPELIIADEPTTALDVTVQAQVMDLLAELQREYRMGLILITHDLGVVADVADKIAVMYAGRIVETSPVHDIYRAPAHPYTRGLLDSIPRVDLKGQELYAIKGLPPNLLRIPSGCAFHPRCPRAREVCRTDVPPLYRVSADRASACHFWKETLDDDRAPSGDA; from the coding sequence ATGGCGACAGAAGCCTCAGCCGCGAGCGGCGGCAACGGCACCGGCGGCGGAGCCGGCCCGGCCGGCGGCACCGGCGGCGGCACCGAGGAGCCCACCGCCCCGGCGGCGGCTCCCCGTACCGGCGGCACCGGCGGCGGCGAGGACGCCCCGCTGCTGGACGTCCGCGACCTGCACGTGGAGTTCCGCACCCGGGAGGGCACCGCCAAGGCGGTCAACGGCGTCAGCTACTCGGTCAACGCGGGCGAGACGCTGGCGGTGCTCGGCGAGTCCGGCTCCGGCAAGTCCGTCACCGCCCAGGCCATCATGGGCATCCTCGACTCCCCGCCCGGCTTCATCAGCCGCGGCCAGGTCCTCTTCCACGGCCAGGACCTGCTCAAGCTCAAGTCCGAGGAGCGGCGCAAGATCCGCGGCGCGCGGATGGCGATGGTCTTCCAGGACGCGCTGTCCGCCCTCAACCCCGTGCTCAGCGTCGGCGAGCAGCTCGGCGAGATGTTCCGGGTGCACCGCGGCATGTCCCGCAAGGAGGCCCGCGCCCAGGCCGTCGAGCTGATGGACCGGGTGCGCATCCCGGCCGCCCGGGAACGGGTCAAGCAGTACCCGCACCAGTTCTCCGGCGGCATGCGGCAGCGCGTCATGATCGCCATGGCGATGGCCCTGGAACCCGAGCTGATCATCGCCGACGAGCCCACCACCGCCCTGGACGTCACCGTCCAGGCCCAGGTGATGGACCTGCTCGCGGAGCTCCAGCGCGAGTACCGGATGGGGCTGATCCTGATCACCCACGACCTCGGCGTGGTCGCCGACGTCGCGGACAAGATCGCCGTGATGTACGCCGGGCGGATCGTCGAGACCTCCCCGGTCCACGACATCTACCGCGCCCCGGCGCACCCCTACACCCGCGGCCTGCTCGACTCCATCCCCCGGGTGGACCTCAAGGGGCAGGAGCTGTACGCCATCAAGGGCCTGCCGCCCAACCTGCTGCGCATCCCCTCCGGCTGCGCCTTCCACCCGCGCTGCCCGCGCGCCCGGGAGGTGTGCCGCACCGACGTCCCCCCGCTGTACCGGGTCAGTGCCGACCGGGCGAGCGCCTGCCACTTCTGGAAGGAGACCCTGGATGACGACCGCGCCCCGTCCGGCGACGCCTGA
- a CDS encoding ABC transporter ATP-binding protein, with product MSEQQTLEQVPAPRPSGERILEVTGLQKHFPINGGFLLKRKVGAVRAVDGLDFHIDKGESLGMVGESGCGKSTTGRLVTRLLEPTGGRVAYAGQDITHASRRELAPVRSEIQMIFQDPYASLNPRHTVGTIISGPMEVNGINPPGGLERRVRELLEIVGLNPEHYNRFPHEFSGGQRQRIGVARALALNPKLIVADEPVSALDVSIQAQVVNLLQKVQRELGIAFLFIAHDLAIVRHFSQRVAVMYLGKIVEIGDRDSIYNSPRHPYTHALLSAAPEADPDDNGRERIRLAGDVPSPINPPSGCRFRTRCWKAQDKCAEQEPPLIQLGGNSEGHLTACHFPEEPTVAGRGEDIVLDPALAAIEETEDKKTL from the coding sequence ATGAGTGAACAGCAGACCCTGGAGCAGGTGCCGGCCCCCCGTCCCTCCGGTGAGCGCATCCTGGAGGTCACCGGCCTCCAGAAGCACTTCCCGATCAACGGCGGCTTCCTGCTCAAGCGCAAGGTCGGGGCCGTGCGGGCCGTCGACGGGCTCGACTTCCACATCGACAAGGGCGAGTCGCTCGGCATGGTCGGCGAGTCCGGCTGCGGCAAGTCCACCACCGGCCGGCTGGTGACCCGGCTGCTGGAGCCGACCGGCGGCCGCGTCGCCTACGCCGGCCAGGACATCACGCACGCCTCCCGCAGGGAGCTGGCGCCGGTCCGGTCCGAGATCCAGATGATCTTCCAGGACCCGTACGCCTCGCTCAACCCGCGGCACACGGTCGGCACGATCATCTCCGGCCCGATGGAGGTCAACGGCATCAACCCGCCCGGGGGGCTCGAACGCCGGGTGCGGGAGCTGCTGGAGATCGTCGGCCTCAACCCGGAGCACTACAACCGCTTCCCGCACGAGTTCTCCGGCGGCCAGCGGCAGCGCATCGGGGTGGCCCGGGCGCTGGCGCTCAACCCGAAGCTGATCGTCGCCGACGAGCCGGTCTCCGCGCTGGACGTGTCGATCCAGGCGCAGGTGGTCAACCTGCTCCAGAAGGTGCAGCGGGAACTGGGCATCGCGTTCCTGTTCATCGCGCACGACCTGGCGATCGTCCGGCACTTCTCGCAGCGGGTGGCGGTGATGTACCTGGGCAAGATCGTGGAGATCGGCGACCGCGACTCGATCTACAACTCGCCGCGCCACCCGTACACGCACGCGCTGCTGTCGGCGGCGCCCGAGGCGGACCCGGACGACAACGGGCGCGAGCGCATCCGGCTGGCCGGCGACGTCCCGTCGCCGATCAACCCGCCGTCCGGCTGCCGCTTCCGCACCCGGTGCTGGAAGGCGCAGGACAAGTGCGCCGAGCAGGAGCCGCCGCTGATCCAGCTGGGCGGCAACAGCGAAGGCCACCTGACGGCGTGCCACTTCCCGGAGGAGCCGACGGTCGCGGGCCGCGGCGAGGACATCGTCCTCGACCCGGCGCTCGCCGCGATCGAGGAGACCGAGGACAAGAAGACCCTCTGA
- a CDS encoding ABC transporter ATP-binding protein, with protein sequence MTIMTKPEAGSAPQDTEHFLSVRDLRVQFATEDGTVKAVDGLSFDLDRGKTLGIVGESGSGKSVSNMAILGLHNPRNTTITGSIQLEGQEIVGATDRSLQRLRGNKMSMIFQDSLTALSPYYTIGRQIAEPYMKHTGASKKAARERAVEMLARVGIPQPQTRVDDYPHQFSGGMRQRAMIAMALVCDPDLVIADEPTTALDVTVQAQILDLLKDLQQETGTAIILITHDLGVIADTADDVVVMYSGRVVERGTVRDILKTPEHPYAWGLLSSIPRLSASVDVPLTPIPGTPPSLLNPPTGCPFEARCAFSEHVSGDRCATERPQLAPGRGAACHLTAEQKQTLFDEHIKPRLS encoded by the coding sequence GTGACCATCATGACGAAGCCCGAGGCCGGGTCCGCGCCTCAGGACACCGAGCACTTCCTCTCGGTGCGTGACCTGCGTGTGCAGTTCGCCACCGAGGACGGCACTGTGAAGGCGGTGGACGGGCTCTCCTTCGACCTGGACCGGGGCAAGACCCTGGGCATCGTCGGTGAGTCCGGCTCCGGCAAGTCCGTCAGCAACATGGCCATCCTGGGCCTGCACAACCCCCGCAACACCACGATCACCGGCTCCATCCAGCTTGAGGGCCAGGAGATCGTGGGCGCCACGGACCGCAGCCTGCAGCGGTTGCGCGGCAACAAGATGTCGATGATCTTCCAGGACTCGCTGACCGCCCTGTCGCCGTACTACACGATCGGGCGGCAGATCGCCGAGCCGTACATGAAGCACACCGGCGCCTCGAAGAAGGCGGCGCGGGAGCGGGCCGTCGAGATGCTGGCCAGGGTCGGCATCCCGCAGCCGCAGACCCGGGTGGACGACTACCCGCACCAGTTCTCCGGCGGTATGCGGCAGCGCGCGATGATCGCCATGGCGCTGGTCTGCGACCCGGACCTGGTGATCGCGGACGAGCCGACCACCGCGCTGGACGTGACGGTGCAGGCGCAGATCCTGGACCTGCTCAAGGACCTCCAGCAGGAGACCGGCACGGCCATCATCCTGATCACCCACGACCTCGGCGTGATCGCGGACACCGCGGACGACGTGGTGGTGATGTACTCGGGCCGGGTCGTCGAGCGCGGCACCGTCCGGGACATCCTCAAGACCCCCGAGCACCCCTACGCGTGGGGGCTGCTGAGCTCGATCCCGCGGCTGTCGGCCTCGGTCGACGTCCCGCTGACGCCGATCCCGGGCACCCCGCCCAGCCTGCTGAACCCGCCGACCGGCTGCCCGTTCGAGGCGCGCTGCGCGTTCAGCGAGCACGTCTCCGGTGACCGCTGCGCGACCGAGCGGCCCCAGCTGGCGCCGGGTCGGGGCGCGGCCTGCCACCTCACGGCGGAGCAGAAGCAGACCCTTTTCGACGAGCACATCAAGCCGCGGCTGAGCTGA
- a CDS encoding ABC transporter permease, with translation MLRFLTRRVLGAIVILLVISLVTYLLFFVLPSNPAQLACGKNCSDPTILSQIKERMGLNQPILEQYWNFMRGIFVGRKMPDGQNCPAPCFGYSFADNQLIWPELKDRYPTTLSLAVGGSAAFLIIGVGLGMMAAWQQGKTFDRLASSISLVGNSVQIYFIGPLAIALFVNNLGWLKMGADPQWGSHPLASLNGLILPCLVMSVIFWSNYSRQTRSLLVEQLGEDHIRTARAKGMSSKYVFFRYALRGAAASIVTIFGIDLGSVFGGAIITEATFNLHGLGMLSVEAVQKLDLPMEMSVMLIGATAIVVFNIVVDAAYALIDPRIRLA, from the coding sequence ATGCTCCGTTTCCTCACACGCCGCGTGCTGGGCGCGATCGTGATCCTGCTGGTCATCAGCCTCGTCACCTATCTGCTGTTCTTCGTCCTTCCCTCGAACCCCGCCCAGCTGGCCTGTGGGAAGAACTGCTCGGACCCGACGATCCTCAGCCAGATCAAGGAGCGCATGGGGCTCAACCAGCCCATCCTTGAGCAGTACTGGAACTTCATGCGCGGCATCTTCGTCGGCCGCAAGATGCCCGACGGCCAGAACTGCCCGGCCCCCTGCTTCGGGTACTCCTTCGCCGACAACCAGCTGATCTGGCCGGAGCTGAAGGACCGCTACCCCACCACGCTGTCCCTGGCGGTCGGCGGCTCGGCCGCGTTCCTGATCATCGGTGTCGGCCTCGGCATGATGGCGGCATGGCAGCAGGGCAAGACGTTCGACCGCCTGGCCAGCTCCATCTCGCTGGTCGGCAACTCGGTCCAGATCTACTTCATCGGCCCGCTGGCGATCGCCCTCTTCGTCAACAACCTCGGCTGGCTGAAGATGGGAGCCGACCCCCAGTGGGGATCGCACCCCCTGGCCTCACTGAACGGGCTGATCCTGCCGTGCCTGGTGATGTCGGTGATCTTCTGGTCCAACTACAGCCGGCAGACCCGCTCGCTGCTGGTGGAGCAGCTCGGCGAGGACCACATCAGGACCGCCCGGGCCAAGGGCATGAGCTCGAAGTACGTCTTCTTCCGCTACGCCCTGCGCGGCGCGGCCGCCTCGATCGTCACCATCTTCGGCATCGACCTCGGCAGCGTCTTCGGCGGCGCCATCATCACCGAGGCGACCTTCAACCTGCACGGCCTCGGCATGCTGTCCGTGGAGGCCGTGCAGAAGCTGGACCTGCCGATGGAGATGTCCGTCATGCTCATCGGCGCGACCGCCATCGTGGTCTTCAACATCGTCGTCGACGCCGCGTACGCCCTCATCGACCCGCGGATCCGGCTCGCATGA
- a CDS encoding ABC transporter substrate-binding protein, with the protein MRYSKARVTAAMAAVGALSLTAACSSGGGGTGGGGTGGTATAATATVPNYGLGTAADSTGPAPAVAGAAKGGTVYDLNQAGYDYLDPGQQYVSDQLSISPLYARTLTGYKIDPKTGKTILVGDMATDTGKESDGGKTWTYTLKDGLKFQDGTPITSKDIKYSIERLYASFETQGPQWIQKWLYGPDYRKLYTGPYDGKEIPDSLLATPDDKTIVFHFKDPHADAPYAMAMPTTAPVEKSKDTKSSYNNNPVSSGPYEIASYKAGKSLVFKRNPYWDPKTDPIRNAYPDSWNFTLGIQQPSLSQRLMAGAGNDKDALDLSYVADTSVMQQLVTNPEYKSREVNEYQPYVETLDINTKRIKDVRVRQAIAYAFPMQQVQQAYGGAQQGDMGTTLLSPTMAGWKKYDPFGKLTEPAGNVEKAKELLKEAGQPHPKLVFPYSNTTRMQTVSLTIANALEKAGFQVVRKPIDPTSYYTVVGKVNNQFDIYRTGWGSDWPNASTVVPPTMDGRNLQDGTNNYSFLNDSHINSEIDRISKESDLKQQTADWEALSEYSLKNDTAQVPFLFDKYFNVYGAGLGGVTYNSVTGVINANTVFVKK; encoded by the coding sequence ATGCGATACAGCAAAGCTCGGGTGACGGCCGCCATGGCGGCTGTCGGGGCGCTTTCGCTGACCGCTGCGTGCAGCAGCGGCGGTGGCGGCACCGGCGGCGGCGGTACCGGCGGTACGGCCACGGCGGCGACCGCGACGGTCCCGAACTACGGTCTCGGCACTGCCGCCGACTCCACCGGTCCCGCTCCGGCCGTGGCCGGCGCCGCCAAGGGCGGCACCGTGTACGACCTGAACCAGGCCGGGTACGACTACCTCGACCCCGGTCAGCAGTACGTGAGCGACCAGCTCTCGATCTCGCCGCTCTACGCCCGTACCCTCACCGGGTACAAGATCGACCCGAAGACCGGCAAGACCATCCTCGTGGGCGACATGGCCACCGACACCGGCAAGGAGTCGGACGGCGGCAAGACCTGGACCTACACCCTCAAGGACGGGCTGAAGTTCCAGGACGGCACGCCGATCACCTCGAAGGACATCAAGTACAGCATCGAGCGGCTGTACGCGAGCTTCGAGACGCAGGGCCCGCAGTGGATCCAGAAGTGGCTGTACGGCCCGGACTACCGGAAGCTGTACACGGGTCCCTACGACGGCAAGGAGATCCCGGACAGCCTCCTGGCGACCCCTGACGACAAGACCATCGTCTTCCACTTCAAGGACCCGCACGCCGACGCCCCGTACGCGATGGCGATGCCGACCACGGCGCCGGTCGAGAAGTCCAAGGACACCAAGAGCTCGTACAACAACAACCCGGTCTCCTCGGGCCCCTACGAGATCGCCTCCTACAAGGCGGGCAAGTCGCTGGTCTTCAAGCGCAACCCGTACTGGGACCCGAAGACGGACCCGATCCGCAACGCCTACCCGGACTCGTGGAACTTCACCCTCGGCATCCAGCAGCCGAGCCTGTCGCAGCGCCTGATGGCCGGCGCCGGCAACGACAAGGACGCGCTGGACCTGTCGTACGTGGCCGACACGTCCGTGATGCAGCAGCTGGTGACCAACCCGGAGTACAAGAGCCGCGAGGTCAACGAGTACCAGCCGTACGTCGAGACCCTCGACATCAACACCAAGCGCATCAAGGACGTCCGCGTCCGCCAGGCGATCGCCTACGCCTTCCCGATGCAGCAGGTCCAGCAGGCGTACGGCGGCGCGCAGCAGGGTGACATGGGCACCACGCTGCTCAGCCCGACCATGGCCGGCTGGAAGAAGTACGACCCGTTCGGCAAGCTCACCGAGCCCGCCGGCAACGTCGAGAAGGCCAAGGAGCTGCTGAAGGAGGCCGGACAGCCGCACCCGAAGCTGGTGTTCCCGTACTCGAACACCACCCGGATGCAGACCGTCTCGCTGACCATCGCCAACGCGCTGGAGAAGGCCGGCTTCCAGGTCGTCCGCAAGCCGATCGACCCGACCTCCTACTACACGGTGGTCGGCAAGGTGAACAACCAGTTCGACATCTACCGCACCGGCTGGGGCTCCGACTGGCCGAACGCCTCCACCGTCGTCCCGCCGACGATGGACGGCCGCAACCTGCAGGACGGCACCAACAACTACTCCTTCCTGAACGACTCGCACATCAACAGCGAGATCGACCGCATCTCGAAGGAGTCGGACCTCAAGCAGCAGACCGCTGACTGGGAGGCGCTGTCCGAGTACTCGCTGAAGAACGACACCGCCCAGGTGCCCTTCCTCTTCGACAAGTACTTCAACGTCTACGGCGCCGGCCTCGGCGGCGTGACCTACAACTCGGTGACCGGCGTGATCAACGCCAACACCGTCTTCGTCAAGAAGTAG
- a CDS encoding ABC transporter permease — translation MTSPSQADANGGSLTLEPEGGPDKASTAGAGELAGRTPGQLAWLRFKRDKTGIVCACVVLFFIVISVGAPLIAKLYGKNPTELYGQDTPGLLNQYGLPIKPNGGVDSHFWFGLEPNLGRDVFTLLLYGMRNSLAIAAVVTILSVLVGVLFGITQGFLGGRTDFFMGRVSDFLLSFPQQLFFIAFSPVAIALFVKPGDAEGWWVRPLVLIGVQFILGWMSIGRLIRAQVLSLREREFIEAARISGASSWRIIRKELLPNLGSTILVQSTLMLPVFVTAEAGLSFLGVGMLPPTPDWGLLFQTGAQNYQNDITFMFFPGIAMVLFVVAFNLLGDSVRDALDPKTLR, via the coding sequence ATGACGAGTCCAAGCCAGGCCGACGCCAACGGTGGCAGCCTCACCCTCGAACCTGAGGGTGGGCCCGACAAGGCGTCCACGGCGGGCGCCGGCGAACTGGCCGGGCGTACACCCGGACAGCTCGCATGGCTGCGCTTCAAGCGGGACAAGACGGGCATCGTCTGCGCCTGCGTCGTCCTCTTCTTCATCGTGATCTCCGTGGGTGCCCCGCTGATCGCGAAGCTCTACGGCAAGAACCCGACCGAGCTGTACGGCCAGGACACCCCCGGCCTGCTCAACCAGTACGGCCTGCCGATCAAGCCCAACGGCGGTGTCGACAGCCACTTCTGGTTCGGCCTGGAGCCGAACCTGGGGCGTGACGTCTTCACGCTGCTGCTGTACGGCATGCGCAACTCGCTGGCCATCGCCGCCGTGGTCACGATCCTGTCGGTCCTCGTCGGCGTGCTGTTCGGCATCACGCAGGGCTTCCTCGGCGGCCGCACCGACTTCTTCATGGGTCGGGTCTCCGACTTCCTGCTGTCCTTCCCGCAGCAGCTGTTCTTCATCGCCTTCTCCCCGGTGGCCATCGCGCTCTTCGTGAAGCCGGGCGACGCCGAGGGCTGGTGGGTCCGGCCGCTGGTGCTGATCGGCGTGCAGTTCATCCTGGGCTGGATGAGCATCGGCCGCCTGATCCGCGCCCAGGTACTCAGCCTGCGCGAGCGGGAGTTCATCGAGGCCGCGCGGATCAGCGGCGCCTCGTCCTGGCGGATCATCCGCAAGGAGCTGCTGCCCAACCTGGGAAGTACCATCCTGGTGCAGTCCACGCTTATGCTGCCGGTCTTCGTGACCGCTGAGGCGGGCCTGTCGTTCCTCGGCGTCGGCATGCTGCCGCCCACCCCCGACTGGGGCCTGCTGTTCCAGACCGGCGCCCAGAACTACCAGAACGACATCACCTTCATGTTCTTCCCCGGCATCGCGATGGTCCTCTTCGTCGTCGCGTTCAACCTGCTCGGGGACTCGGTCCGGGACGCGCTCGACCCGAAGACCCTCCGCTAA
- a CDS encoding ABC transporter ATP-binding protein yields the protein MTTAPRPATPEHPSAPDPAGREPILRVRNLVKHFPLTQGILFKKQVGAVQAVDGVSFDLYPGETLGIVGESGCGKSTVAKLLMNLERPTSGEILYKGEDITKLSGRALKAVRRNIQMVFQDPYTSLNPRMTVGDIIGEPFDIHPEVAPKGDRRRRVRELLDVVGLNPEYINRYPHQFSGGQRQRIGIARGLALRPEVIVADEPVSALDVSVQAQVINLMEKLQDEFGMAYMFIAHDLSIVRHISDRVGVMYLGRVVEIGADAEIYEHPTHPYTQALLSAVPMPNPEAREHRERIILTGDVPSPANPPSGCRFRTRCWKAQQRCVEEDPLLAVPEIYRGTAGPAEHPSACHFAEEKQVVPPEE from the coding sequence ATGACGACCGCGCCCCGTCCGGCGACGCCTGAACACCCCTCGGCGCCCGACCCCGCCGGCCGCGAACCCATCCTGCGGGTGCGCAACCTGGTCAAGCACTTCCCGCTCACCCAGGGCATCCTCTTCAAGAAGCAGGTCGGCGCCGTCCAGGCCGTCGACGGGGTGAGCTTCGACCTCTACCCGGGGGAGACGCTGGGTATCGTCGGCGAGTCCGGCTGCGGCAAGTCGACCGTGGCCAAGCTGCTGATGAACCTGGAACGCCCCACCTCGGGCGAGATCCTCTACAAGGGCGAGGACATCACCAAGCTCTCCGGCCGGGCCCTGAAGGCGGTGCGCCGCAACATCCAGATGGTCTTCCAGGACCCGTACACCTCGCTCAACCCCCGGATGACGGTCGGCGACATCATCGGCGAGCCCTTCGACATCCACCCCGAGGTGGCGCCCAAGGGCGACCGTCGGCGCCGCGTCCGGGAGCTGCTGGACGTGGTCGGCCTCAACCCGGAGTACATCAACCGCTACCCGCACCAGTTCTCCGGCGGCCAGCGGCAGCGCATCGGCATCGCCCGCGGCCTGGCCCTGCGGCCGGAGGTGATCGTCGCCGACGAGCCGGTCTCCGCGCTGGACGTCTCGGTGCAGGCGCAGGTGATCAACCTGATGGAGAAGCTGCAGGACGAGTTCGGCATGGCGTACATGTTCATCGCGCACGACCTGTCGATCGTCCGGCACATCTCCGACCGGGTCGGCGTGATGTACCTGGGCCGGGTGGTCGAGATCGGCGCCGACGCCGAGATCTACGAGCACCCCACCCACCCGTACACCCAGGCCCTGCTGTCGGCGGTGCCGATGCCCAACCCCGAGGCACGCGAGCACCGGGAGCGGATCATCCTCACCGGGGACGTGCCCTCCCCGGCCAACCCGCCCTCCGGCTGCCGGTTCCGCACCCGCTGCTGGAAGGCGCAGCAGCGGTGCGTCGAGGAGGACCCGCTGCTGGCCGTCCCGGAGATCTACCGCGGCACCGCCGGCCCGGCCGAGCACCCCTCGGCCTGCCACTTCGCCGAGGAGAAGCAGGTCGTACCGCCCGAGGAGTGA